A genomic segment from Callithrix jacchus isolate 240 chromosome 8, calJac240_pri, whole genome shotgun sequence encodes:
- the DTD2 gene encoding D-aminoacyl-tRNA deacylase 2 — MAEGSRMLQARALLQQCLHARLQIRPADGDAAAQWVEVQKALVIYVCFFKGADKELLPKMVNTLLNVKLSETENGKQVSILDLPGNILIIPQATLGGRLKGRNMQYHSNSGKEEGFELYSQFVTLCEKEVAANSKCAEAGVVVEHGTYGNRQVLKLDTNGPYTHLIEF; from the exons ATGGCTGAGGGCAGCCGTATGCTACAGGCCCGGGCGCTCCTGCAGCAGTGCCTGCACGCCCGGTTGCAAATTCGCCCAGCCGATGGGGATGCCGCGGCCCAGTGGGTGGAG GTTCAGAAAGCATTGGTGATCTACGTATGCTTTTTCAAGGGAGCTGATAAAGAACTTCTTCCCAAAATGG TTAATACACTGTTAAATGTGAAATTAAGTGAAACAGAAAATGGCAAGCAAGTCTCTATATTGGATCTACCTGGCAACATTCTTATTATCCCTCAAGCTACCCTTGGAGGAAGACTAAAAGGAAGAAACATGCAATATCACTCTAACTCTGGAAAAGAAGAAGGGTTTGAACTTTACTCTCAATTTGTTACTCTGTGTGAAAAAGAAGTAGCTGCTAATAGCAAGTGTGCTGAAGCTGGAGTTGTAGTGGAACATGGCACTTATGGGAATAGGCAGGTGTTAAAGCTAGACACCAACGGACCATACACACACTTAATTgagttttga